A genome region from Arachis duranensis cultivar V14167 chromosome 8, aradu.V14167.gnm2.J7QH, whole genome shotgun sequence includes the following:
- the LOC107462752 gene encoding uncharacterized protein LOC107462752 translates to MEKPPIPNASPSSKPAPKSNPKRKIPSPKELISHYESQGMDAQEASIKVIEDLQRALFGVISSGRGKKDKLLIDSSRKMDAVNGRLAVLDMKLDSKPGYVETFAIGVASAATLRGIGAIMPHIIAPIAQIWNSVTTATKSTPQ, encoded by the coding sequence ATGGAGAAGCCACCAATTCCAAATGCATCACCCTCATCGAAACCAGCGCCAAAATCAAACCCAAAAAGGAAGATTCCGTCGCCGAAGGAGCTGATATCACATTATGAATCCCAAGGGATGGATGCACAGGAAGCATCCATCAAGGTGATAGAGGATCTGCAGAGGGCGCTGTTCGGAGTGATATCGTCCGGCAGAGGGAAAAAGGACAAGCTGTTGATTGATTCTTCAAGGAAGATGGATGCAGTTAATGGCAGACTAGCAGTTCTTGACATGAAGCTTGATTCAAAGCCTGGTTATGTTGAGACTTTTGCAATTGGGGTTGCATCTGCTGCCACACTTAGAGGAATTGGTGCTATCATGCCTCATATCATTGCCCCTATTGCACAGATATGGAATTCTGTTACCACTGCCACTAAATCTACTCCACAATGA
- the LOC107462814 gene encoding actin-related protein 3, translating into MDPAASRPAVVIDNGSGYTKMGFAGNVEPCFIVPTVVALNESFLNQSRTSSKANWIAQHNAGVMADLDFFIGDEALAKSRSSSTYSLSYPIQHGQVENWDSMERFWQQCIFNYLRCDPEDHYFLLTESPLTAPESREYTGEIMFETFNVPGLYIAVNSVLALAAGYTTSKCEMTGVVVDVGDGATHVVPVADGYVIGSSIKSVPIAGKDVTLFVQQLMRERGENIPPEDSFEVARKVKEMYCYTCSDIVKEFNKHDKEPSKYIRQWRGIKPKTGAPYSCDIGYERFLGPEVFFNPEIYSSDFSTPLPVVIDKCIQSAPIDTRRALYKNIVLSGGSTMFKDFHRRLQRDLKKIVDARVHASDARLNGEIKSQPVEVNVVSHSVQRFAVWFGGSVLASTPEFFAACHTKAEYEEYGASICRTNPVFKGMY; encoded by the exons ATGGACCCTGCTGCTTCTCGTCCTGCTGTAGTTATTGATAATGGCTCCGG GTATACGAAGATGGGTTTTGCCGGCAACGTTGAGCCGTGCTTTATTGTTCCAACGGTGGTTGCACTTAACGAGTCGTTCCTCAATCAATCAAGGACCTCTTCTAAGGCCAATTGGATCGCCCAGCACAATGCTGGGGTCATGGCGGATCTTGATTTCTTCATTGGGGATGAGGCCCTTGCTAAGTCTCGATCTAGCAGCACCTATAGTCTAAGCTACCCGATTCAGCATGGCCAGGTTGAAAATTGGGACTCCATGGAGAGGTTCTGGCAGCAGTGCATATTTAACTACCTGAGGTGTGATCCGGAGGATCACTATTTTCTTTTGACTGAGAGTCCTTTGACTGCGCCCGAGAGTCGCGAATATACCGGTGAAATCATGTTTGAGACTTTTAATGTACCTGGATTATACATTGCCGTAAATTCGGTTTTAGCTCTTGCAGCTGGCTACACAACATCTAAG TGTGAGATGACGGGAGTTGTGGTGGATGTTGGAGATGGGGCTACACATGTTGTACCTGTTGCAGACGGCTATGTCATTGGGAGTAGCATCAAATCAGTTCCTATTGCTGGAAAGGATGTTACACTTTTTGTCCAGCAGCTTATGCGG GAAAGAGGAGAGAATATACCACCAGAAGACTCTTTTGAAGTGGCTCGGAAAGTGAAGGAAATGTATTGCTACACATGCTCCGACATTGTTAAG GAGTTCAATAAACATGACAAAGAACCATCAAAGTATATAAGGCAATGGAGAGGTATCAAACCAAAGACGGGGGCTCCATATTCATGTGACATTGGCTATGAACGGTTTCTTGGCCCCGAG GTTTTCTTTAATCCTGAGATATATAGCAGTGACTTTTCCACTCCTTTGCCAGTTGTAATAGACAAGTGCATTCAGTCTGCCCCGATTGACACAAGAAGAGCATTATACAAG aATATAGTGTTATCTGGAGGATCAACCATGTTCAAAGATTTTCACAGGAGGTTGCAACGCGATCTGAAGAAAATAGTGGATGCTCGTGTACATGCATCTGATGCACGTCTAAATGGGGAGATTAAA TCACAACCAGTGGAAGTCAATGTAGTCAGCCATTCTGTCCAGAGATTTGCAGTCTGGTTTGGAGGCTCGGTGCTTGCATCAACCCCTGAATTTTTTGCG GCTTGTCATACAAAAGCAGAATATGAGGAATATGGAGCAAGCATTTGTCGGACAAATCCTGTTTTCAAAGGGATGTACTGA